A window of Sander vitreus isolate 19-12246 chromosome 18, sanVit1, whole genome shotgun sequence contains these coding sequences:
- the map3k7 gene encoding mitogen-activated protein kinase kinase kinase 7 isoform X1 produces the protein MSLTLPSADILETPPGYPFEEINYEDIEVEEVVGRGAFGVVCKAKWKGKDVAIKTIESESERKAFSVELRQLSRVNHPNIVKLYGSCNNPVCLVMEYAEGGSLYNVLHGAEPLPYYTASHAMSWCFQCSQGVAYLHGMKPKALIHRDLKPPNLLLVAGGTVLKICDFGTACDIQTHMTNNKGSAAWMAPEVFEGNNYSEKCDVFSWGIILWEVITRRKPFDEIGGPAFRIMWAVHNGTRPPLIKNLPKPIESLMTRCWSKDPSQRPSMEEIVKIMTHLMKYFPESDEPLQYPYQYSDEGQSNSATSTGSYVDNTGTSNKSDTNMEHSDSQGSNDTIKITPQFAPYFKPKADPLRTLPLSRGGSVESLPARTQCLASSDSKRMSTDLSELEPKMQFTPAARPPYKPGHRKTASYGTILDVPKIVVTATCESQRRRSVQDLPGIGTESSQGSRNSSRSSSPSVRMMPPDKTSRAYFSPDEATDTNGSDNSIPMAYLTLDHQLQPLAPCPNSKESMAVFEQHCKMAQEYLKVQTEIALLIQRKKELIAELDQDEKDQQNTSRLVQEHKKLLEENKSLSTYYQKCKKQLELIRVQQQKRQGTS, from the exons ATGTCTCTTACGTTACCATCCGCCGATATACTTGAAACACCTCCGGGATATCCGTttgaagaaatcaactatgaGGATATTGAAGTTGAGGAG GTGGTGGGGAGAGGAGCTTTTGGGGTTGTTTGCAAAGCCAAATGGAAAGGCAAAGATGTTGCAATCAAGACCATTGAGAGTGAATCAGAGAGGAAAGCCTTTAGTGTTGAG CTCCGACAGCTTTCACGTGTGAATCACCCCAACATTGTGAAGTTGTATGGCTCTTGCAATAATCCA GTCTGCCTTGTGATGGAATACGCTGAAGGCGGGTCATTGTACAATG TGCTGCATGGTGCTGAACCCCTCCCCTATTACACTGCTTCCCACGCCATGAGCTGGTGTTTTCAGTGTTCCCAGGGCGTGGCCTATCTCCATGGCATGAAACCAAAGGCTCTCATTCACAGGGACCTGAAGCCACCCAA TCTGCTTCTAGTGGCAGGCGGCACTGTGCTGAAGATATGTGACTTTGGAACAGCATGCGATATTCAGACCCACATGACCAACAACAAAGGAAGTGCAGCATGGATGGCCCCAGAGGTATTTGAAGGCAA CAATTACAGCGAGAAGTGTGATGTGTTTAGCTGGGGGATCATTCTCTGGGAGGTGATCACTCGCAGGAAGCCCTTTGATGAAATTGGAGGACCAGCTTTTCGCATTATGTGGGCTGTGCACAACG GCACAAGGCCTCCTTTAATCAAGAATTTGCcgaagcccatagagagtctGATGACTCGCTGCTGGTCTAAAGACCCCTCTCAGCGGCCCTCTATGGAGGAGATAGTGAAGATCATGACTCATCTAATGAAG tacTTCCCAGAATCTGATGAACCCCTACAATATCCCTACCAGTATTCAGATGAGGGACAGAGCAACTCTGCAACTAGTACAG GTTCATATGTGGACAACACTGGCACAAGCAACAAAAGCGACACAAACATGGAGCACAGTGATTCTCAAGGCAGCAACGACACTATCAAGATAACGCCTCAGTTTGCTCCTTACTTCAAGCCAAAG GCAGACCCATTGAGGACTCTGCCTCTGTCCAGGGGGGGCAGTGTTGAGAGCCTGCCTGCAAGAACACAGTGCCTGGCATCATCTGACAGCAAACGAATGAGTACTGACCTGTCAGAGCTGGAGCCAAAGATGCAATTTACACCTGCAG CACGTCCCCCGTATAAACCAGGCCACCGTAAAACGGCATCATACGGCACCATTCTGGATGTCCCCAAGATCGTCGTCACAG CCACATGCGAGTCTCAGAGACGTCGATCTGTGCAGGATCTGCCAGGCATCGGCACAGAGTCCAGCCAG GGGAGCAGGAACAGCAGCCGCTCCTCCAGTCCCAGTGTGAGGATGATGCCGCCTGATAAGACCAGCAGAGCTTACTTCTCTCCCGATGAAGCCACAG ACACCAACGGCTCAGACAACTCCATCCCCATGGCTTATCTGACCCTGGATCACCAGCTGCAG CCTCTTGCTCCCTGTCCCAACTCCAAAGAGTCCATGGCCGTGTTTGAGCAGCACTGCAAGATGGCCCAAGAATACCTGAAGGTGCAAACAGAGATCGCCCTGCTGATCCAGAGAAA